In Thauera aromatica K172, one DNA window encodes the following:
- a CDS encoding type II secretion system F family protein, whose translation MTEFAYRAAHGDGSITEGHIEASSREAAVRQLRARGLTPVRLEPASAAAPKAAPAPPPTAAKMGSAPEKLTVNVAPAAGAASRPAGQTVPPASASPGLFSRDRGPGPADVHHLTGELAVMLRAGLPLDRALKVMAGMSQKASVAALLEDLLDAVKSGRGFSQALQPHQALFGDFYVNMVRSGEAGGQLGEVLERLAEHLERTRALRESVISALIYPAILVLVAAVSVFLMLAFVVPQFESLFNDMGEALPLPTRIIVGAGHLVADWWWLIVLVIVLAVSACRRWLRTPAGRDWRDRRMLGLPVLGGVVLKFEITRFARSMGTLLGSGVPIVTAIKIASDTMGNIRLREAMAGVAPAIKQGGRMAGALEVTGLFTPLALNMVRLGEETGRLADMLLELARVHDGEVQSGIKRALTLLEPVLILLLGGVIAAIIVSILLGILSVNELAV comes from the coding sequence ATGACTGAGTTTGCCTATCGTGCAGCACACGGCGATGGCAGCATCACCGAGGGGCATATCGAGGCCAGCTCGCGTGAAGCGGCCGTCCGTCAGCTGCGCGCGCGCGGTCTGACGCCGGTTCGCCTCGAGCCGGCAAGCGCTGCGGCGCCGAAGGCCGCTCCCGCGCCGCCGCCGACAGCGGCAAAAATGGGCTCTGCGCCGGAAAAACTCACGGTAAACGTCGCCCCCGCCGCAGGCGCTGCATCCCGTCCCGCCGGGCAGACAGTGCCCCCCGCATCGGCCTCGCCCGGATTGTTTTCGCGCGACAGGGGGCCGGGCCCGGCCGACGTGCACCATCTTACCGGCGAGCTCGCGGTCATGCTGCGCGCCGGCCTGCCGCTCGACCGTGCGCTCAAGGTGATGGCGGGCATGAGCCAGAAGGCATCGGTCGCAGCCCTGCTCGAGGATCTGCTCGATGCGGTGAAGTCGGGCAGGGGCTTCAGCCAGGCGCTGCAGCCGCACCAGGCGCTGTTTGGCGATTTCTATGTGAACATGGTGCGTTCGGGCGAGGCGGGTGGCCAGCTCGGCGAGGTGCTGGAACGCCTGGCCGAGCACCTCGAGCGTACTCGGGCCCTGCGCGAAAGCGTGATTTCCGCGCTGATCTACCCGGCCATCCTGGTGCTCGTCGCGGCTGTCTCGGTGTTTCTGATGCTTGCCTTCGTCGTGCCGCAGTTCGAGTCGCTGTTCAACGACATGGGTGAAGCGCTGCCCTTGCCTACGCGGATCATCGTCGGCGCCGGCCATCTGGTTGCCGACTGGTGGTGGCTGATCGTGCTGGTGATCGTGCTTGCAGTCTCCGCTTGCCGGCGCTGGCTGCGTACGCCGGCCGGTCGCGACTGGCGGGACCGGCGGATGCTCGGCCTGCCAGTGCTGGGTGGCGTCGTGCTGAAGTTCGAGATCACGCGATTTGCCCGCAGCATGGGAACCTTGCTTGGCAGCGGCGTTCCCATCGTCACCGCGATCAAGATCGCCTCCGACACCATGGGCAACATTCGTCTGCGCGAGGCGATGGCCGGAGTCGCCCCGGCCATCAAGCAAGGGGGAAGGATGGCCGGCGCGCTCGAAGTGACCGGCCTTTTTACTCCGCTGGCGCTCAACATGGTGCGGCTCGGCGAGGAAACCGGGCGGCTTGCCGACATGCTGCTTGAACTCGCGCGGGTGCACGACGGGGAAGTCCAGTCCGGGATCAAGCGCGCGCTGACACTACTCGAGCCGGTGCTGATCCTGCTGCTCGGTGGAGTGATTGCCGCCATCATCGTATCGATCCTGCTGGGCATCCTGTCGGTTAACGAGCTCGCCGTCTGA